The Leptospira brenneri genomic sequence TGTTTTTCCACAAGAGACCGCCAGCCTGTAGTTAATCGATTGTTTGAATTCGAACGCTTCACGAGTGGTAACAGGATTCCCTGCTGCGATACGCTCCTTATGTTCTCTGTAAATATTACGAGCTTCTTCTACTGTGATACCCCATTCGGCCTGCAAAATGGAATCAACACGGGAAGAGTTGTATTCCCCTGCCAGAACCATACGAATGTTAATTCGGGAAAGATTGTTTTTTTCAGCTAAGTCACCAATCCGTTTGCCCGGTTTAGCAAATAACTGCAATTTAAGAGGGAGTTTAGGACCTCGAGCCCTTTCGACTAAACTCATTTCGACACCTTTGCTTTGTCAGCAGGTATAAGTCCTTCCTTGGCTAAGGAGATCGCGTAATTGCCGGAACAAGGTGCCAGACCGTTTAATACCTGTGTTAAATAATTATAATTTAAATCCAACGTTTCTGCCCATTTTGAGACAGAACCATAACGGTAGCTAATCTCTCGTTTCGCATCTTCGCGAATCTCTTTCGGGATATAGTAACTTCTCTTTGCAGTTGCCATTGTTAGTTGGCTCCGTCCATCAACACAACGAAGTCGATGATTTTCGCTGCGGCAAAAAGAAGATCATTACGGAACTCAAACTTGTCCGCTGTGGAATTATACTCCTGTATGATTTCGTTTAAATACACCGGCAGTTCCCTGAGCGTATCTTCTACATCCGCTGACCCAGAAATCTTATCCCCTAAATGGTGGCAATCCTCGATTTCTCCCAAAATTTTCTTTATTTTATCTTTCATAATTTTCTTCCCCTTAAAGTTCGGGATTGACCCCCGCCTGTGCCGATATATAACAAAATGTAATAACAAACAATTATATTACATTTTGTTATATTGCAACCAAAAAATTACAAAACGTTATATTTTTATACCCGCCATTTACTTTAAATTGGCGGGTATAAACGGGGATTCCATGAAGGATTTGGATACGCCAGGGAAAAGATTACGCTGGTTTATTAAGGTAGTGTTGCATATAACACAACTGGAAGTTGCAACTGAAGTGGGCTTAACTCAGGCCACGATAAGTAACTACATGAATGATTCGCGCGAGATGGATATCGCCTTTTTGTCGAAACTAAGACAAAGGTTTCAGTTAAACCCTACTTGGATTATAAATGGAGAAGGAGATCCGAAACTGCCGTCAGAATCGGAAATTCAAGATTCATTATCTGAATTCGATAAACTTAGATCATTAAATTTTCAGATGCAGTCTGACGAAGCGTTAACCGATGTTATTAAGAGTGCTCAAGAATTAGCAAAAGCTGATCGTGCAGGGCTGGAACTGGTTAGAGATTTGGCAAAAAGATTACTTACGAAATAAGTCAGTGTCTGTTTTTTTGGGCCTGGTAAATCAAAGTGATTATATCTAATTTTGTATTTCGAACAACTTCATAGAGAGGACTACTACCCGATCGCAAATTATGGACTAGTCGATCGAGAGCAGCTTCAATTTCTATTACCAAAATTTCTTTGTCTTCCGTGACATCCAATATTTAATACCTTAATTTATGTTTAGTATATCTGCCCCCAGGGACATTTGGCAAGATTTTTGTTGGAAAATGTTTACGAATTTTTGCTTTACTGATTATTTTTTTTGAACTAATTATCTGTTAGATTGCAATAAAAGGAAATTATTATGTTCGCATTTGTTTTTATAGCGTTTCTAAATCCGATCGTGTTCGTTTATGAACTGTGGAACCAAAGTTTGGTATGGGTGCACGATAAGTATTTTGCGCATAACAGGAATGCTGTTGTCGGGGTTTGTCCGCTTTTGGGAACCCTCCCTCCGTCTGAAGATATAAATAACGCGTTAATGGATGGTCACGAAACTCAGCCGGAAAGAAGCAGAAGGATTTGGGTGGAGGACCATACGGGTAGGCGCGTGCATTATGCGAAACCCTTTGTGTCCGATGCAAAAAACATCGATAGACCTGGCGAACTCAAATGGTTCCTAGAGGAATACAAACTCACCTGCGGTCTTGATCGCCCACCGTATTATGAAGAAATTGCGTATATCAAGAACGCGCGAGCGAACGGGATCGAATTACCAAAAGGGCTTGAATGAGTTTTGCTGCTTGGGCTCTCGTCAATAAATCGAATGGTTTTCTATATTGACGTTCAGCAAACTGATCTAAATCAAATTCTTTTCCCGCGTTCTTTATCTCTCCACAAATTTCTTTTGCTTTAGTCAGTTGCGAATAAGTTCTCTTTTGGAGTTTGTATCGG encodes the following:
- a CDS encoding helix-turn-helix domain-containing protein gives rise to the protein MKDLDTPGKRLRWFIKVVLHITQLEVATEVGLTQATISNYMNDSREMDIAFLSKLRQRFQLNPTWIINGEGDPKLPSESEIQDSLSEFDKLRSLNFQMQSDEALTDVIKSAQELAKADRAGLELVRDLAKRLLTK